CAGGAAGTGGGCGGTGGCCAAATCGACCCCACCCGCCCCTATCGCTGCTATCTTGACCCACCTACCACCGAGGAAACTTCCCGGCGGTATATCGATATCTTTTTCTATGACGGTCCAATTTCCCGAGACACTGGGTTTAACGATATTCTCAAAAGTTCCCACAACCTCACCGGTCGCATTGGGGCAGCCATTCAGGGCGATCGCCGGCCGGCACAAATTATTTCCGTAGCCACCGACGGAGAAACATTCGGACATCACAAAAAAGGCGGCGAGAAATGCATTGCGTACGCCTTTGCTTACGAATTTGCCAAACAAGGCTGGTCGGTAACCAACTACGCTCGCTACCTGAGTCTCTACCCACCCACCTGGGAAGTGGAACTCAAACCCGTGACTGCTTGGAGTTGTTCCCACGGTGTCGATCGCTGGCAGGATGACTGCGGCTGCGGTGGGGGCGGCGACTGGCAGCAACAATGGCGGCGGCCTTTGCGGGATGTCCTCAATTGGCTGCGCGATCGCGCCCGGGAAGTTTACGTAGAAGCGGGGCGTCGCTACTTACAAGACCCCGATCGGGCCCGGGATGAGTACATTCAAGTCATTTTAGACCGCCGTCCGGAACCAGTGGCAGCCTTCCTCAAACAGCACCAATCCCATCCCCTAACCCAGTCCGAACAAGTAGATGCCTTGCGTTTGTTGGAGATGCAGCGGCATACATTGCTCATGTTTACCAGTTGCGGCTGGTTTTTCGATGAAATTTCCCGTCCGGAAGGGGTGCAAATTCTCCGCTATGCCATGCGGGTGATGGAACTGGCGGGAGAGGTAACTGGTGTGCAGTTAGAACCGGAATTTGTCCGCCAGTTGGAGGCTGCCCCCAGCAACGTGGAGGAGTTTGGCAATGGAGCGGTGGTTTATCAAAAGTTAGTAGCTCCTTCTAAAATTGAGTTGGAGCAAGTGGCGGCTCACTATGCCATTAGTTCCTTATTCGATAGTTACGCGGAAGAAGATCGTTTGTATTGCTATCGGGTTCACCAACTAGACTATCAAAGACAGCGGATGGGGTCTTTGCACTTGGCGGTGGGGCAGCTACAGTTGGTTTCCCAGGTGACGGCAGAAAGTTCCCATTTGGTGTTTGCGGTTTTGCATTTGGGAGGATGGGACTTTCACTGCTGTATCAAACCCTTTACCAGCCGCCTTTCCTACAGCCAGCTAAAAAGCCATTTATTCCGGGTGATGCAGCAAGCCAGTACCGCCCAGGTGATTTTGGCGATGAACGAGCATTTTGATGGCTATTTCTTTGGCTTGCAGGATATTTTTGCCCAGGAACGCCATCGGATTATGGCCTGGTTAAATCAAGAAACTCTGTCTCGATTGGATAATCTTTACGCTCAGGTGTATCGGGATAATTTTGGTGTTTTGGTAGCGTTTCACCGGGATGGGTTGCCAGTTCCGAAGGAATTACAAGTGGCGGCGGAAATTGCTTTGAGCAATCGAGCGGTGGAAGCCGCTAGCCAGCTCAATACGGCTCGGGAACGGGGAGAGGACGAACGTACGTTTTTGGCGGAGTTAGAAGCGATCGCCCAAGAGGCACAAAATTTGCACTGCCAGTTGGAGATTCCCCAGGTGAAGCAGACCTTGGAGACCATTATCCAGCAGCGGCTGTGGGATTTAATCGTTTTTGACGAACCGCAAACTTGGCAGCAGGATGCCGAAGCCGCCATCGAACAAATCGAGCGACTCGAACAGCTCATCGACCTGGGTGAGAGCTTGCAGCTGTATTTGGATCTATCGCGATCGCAGGAAATTTATTTTGCCTGGTTGCACCGCCGTTTCCTGACTTCGCCCGAGGTGGAGGAAGCATCCCAACCCACCCAAAGCAATGCCGAAGCGATCGCTGCCTACTGCCCCCTAACCTGCAGCGTCTCCCCCCACCCCACCAGCAAATTCCCCAGCAACAATACCCAAATTTCGGCAATACTGGCAGAGAAATTATTGTATTTAGGGGAAAAGCTCGCCGTAGATGTTCGTACATTTCGCTAGAAGCAAGGTATCTTGATAATTAACCTGGTTTCTGCACCAGGGCTCGACGTTCGATATAGATGAATCGTATCGATTGCTTATGTCATTGAATTTTTGGGCTGAAAGAGATTCTGCTTACTGCGAACTCAAGCCCCTAAACTCGGTCCTTACTAGCGAATGGGAAACCCAAACCAGCGACGAAGTACCCTATCGGGGGTATCGTGGTCGGCGGCGCAAAGCAGCGGTAGTGCTTACTTTTGTCTGGGGAGGAACGGTGTTTTTGCACTTACTTCCTTGGACTCCCTGGCTTATATTAGCTGTCACTGCCATGCTTGGGGTGCAAGCCGTACGCTTGTTTGTGGTTTCACAAGTATCTTCTCAGGTTAGCGGCACGCCGTCGGCAACAAGAAGCACAGAAGAACAAGATTTTCCTTTCATTTCTATCCTCATTCCAGCCAAAAACGAAGCTAGCGTCATCGGCAAATTGCTAGAATCCTTGTGCCATCTCGACTATCCCGAAGACCAATACGAAATTTGGGCCATCGACGATAGCAGCACCGACGGCACCGCTGCCGCGATCGAGCAGCTGGCACAAAGATACAAACAAGTACGCCTGTTTCGCCGTTCGCCGGGAGCTGGGGGTGGCAAATCGGGGGCACTCAATCAAGTATTGCCTTTGACCAAAGGTGAGATTATCGCTGTCTTTGATGCCGATGCCCGGGTAACGCCGGAAGTCATGAGGCGGGTGATGCCGACTTTTGACCGGCCAGAAGTGGGTGCCATCCAGTTGCGGAAGGTTATTGCCAACGCCAACGTCAACTTTTGGACCCGCGGACAAGCCACCGAAATGATTTTCGACGCCTACTTTCAGCAGTTGCGGGCTGCTACCGGTGGAATTGGCGAGCTGCGGGGCAACGGTCAGTTGATCCGTCGCCGAGCTTTGGAACGCTGCGGCGGGTTTAATGAAGCCACCATCACCGACGACCTCGACCTCACCTTCCGCTTGCATCTGGATGGATGGGAGATTGAATGCCTTATGTACACCACTGTGGCAGAAGAAGGGGTTACCAATTTTCCCTCCCTATGGCACCAACGCAATCGCTGGGCAGAAGGAGGCTACCAGCGCTATTTGGACTACTGGCGTCCTCTATGTAGCGATCGCTTGCCCCTGAAAAAACGCTTTGATGCCTTTCTCTTTTGCTTGCTGCAGTATTTGCTGCCCATGGCTTCCGTACCGGATTTGCTGATGTCACTCACTTTAGGTCGATTCCCCCTGTACGCCCCCATCACCGGATTAACGGTCAGCATGACGGTTCTGAGCATGTATATGGGACTGCGGAAAACCCAGAACTGCCGCCATTGTTTGGGGAAATTCCCAGCAGAATCGGCTTTTGTTTCCTTGGGTAAAGCCCTGCAGGGAACCCTATACATGCTGCACTGGTTTTTGGTTATGGCTGGCACCACGGCTCGTTTGGCCGTACGCCCCAAACGTTTGAAATGGGTAAAAACGGAACATTTGGGAACGGTGGAAGGATAGCTCGGCCATCCTTTCCCCAAACCAAATGGAGGGATTATTCGATCGCATCTTCTGGCATCGCATTGGTGTTGGATGGCAGTTCCGGTTCTTGCGAACTATCGACAATAACGCCATCGAAGAAATTCGCCAGACGTTCCGCCGCGATCGCAAGTTCCTCCGTTCCCTCATAACTATTATCAGTAGCCGGATTCGACGGCACCACCGCCTCCGATGGTGAATCTTGCTGTTGCTGGTTCCCCGCCTCTGACTTGCTAGTCTGCTGGGGTGTCGGGGAACTTTTTGCTGTTGGTGGGGCTGCCTGGTGACCATTATGGCTACGACTGGTAGCTGGTTGGCTGGGTTGTTGGGCAGCCGCAGCTCCTCCACGACCGGCAGCAGCACTGGAGGAAGAACCAGAACCGGTGGCTTTTTTGCCCGTTTCCCGACTTTGCGGAGAAATCACCTCCAGACTAATGCGGATTTTCTCCCCCTGAATTTGGGAAAAAGCACTTTCCAACTCCGATAGCTTCCGCTGAGCCACTTTAAGCAACCCTTTGGAATTTACCCCCACCACCGCTGTTCTTTCCTGCGGCGAAAACGAT
The genomic region above belongs to Geitlerinema sp. PCC 9228 and contains:
- a CDS encoding glycosyltransferase family 2 protein — translated: MSLNFWAERDSAYCELKPLNSVLTSEWETQTSDEVPYRGYRGRRRKAAVVLTFVWGGTVFLHLLPWTPWLILAVTAMLGVQAVRLFVVSQVSSQVSGTPSATRSTEEQDFPFISILIPAKNEASVIGKLLESLCHLDYPEDQYEIWAIDDSSTDGTAAAIEQLAQRYKQVRLFRRSPGAGGGKSGALNQVLPLTKGEIIAVFDADARVTPEVMRRVMPTFDRPEVGAIQLRKVIANANVNFWTRGQATEMIFDAYFQQLRAATGGIGELRGNGQLIRRRALERCGGFNEATITDDLDLTFRLHLDGWEIECLMYTTVAEEGVTNFPSLWHQRNRWAEGGYQRYLDYWRPLCSDRLPLKKRFDAFLFCLLQYLLPMASVPDLLMSLTLGRFPLYAPITGLTVSMTVLSMYMGLRKTQNCRHCLGKFPAESAFVSLGKALQGTLYMLHWFLVMAGTTARLAVRPKRLKWVKTEHLGTVEG
- a CDS encoding DUF3536 domain-containing protein, yielding MTSTYDATSKKLEASTLETVTNVPSADASSSLATQLENSPSQHHPVPTATGVYVTLHGHFYQPPRENPYLEAIERQPSADPFHDWNERILYECYRPNAFARILNEQGQVIEIVNNFEYLSFNIGPTLMSWLQERDGETYQRIIEGDRRSAERLGGHGNAIAQVYNHIIMPLATERDKYTQVRWGKADFRHRFGREPEGMWLAETGVDKATLEVLYNEGIRFTILAPSQAQRCRPLPTAAEPEPEWQEVGGGQIDPTRPYRCYLDPPTTEETSRRYIDIFFYDGPISRDTGFNDILKSSHNLTGRIGAAIQGDRRPAQIISVATDGETFGHHKKGGEKCIAYAFAYEFAKQGWSVTNYARYLSLYPPTWEVELKPVTAWSCSHGVDRWQDDCGCGGGGDWQQQWRRPLRDVLNWLRDRAREVYVEAGRRYLQDPDRARDEYIQVILDRRPEPVAAFLKQHQSHPLTQSEQVDALRLLEMQRHTLLMFTSCGWFFDEISRPEGVQILRYAMRVMELAGEVTGVQLEPEFVRQLEAAPSNVEEFGNGAVVYQKLVAPSKIELEQVAAHYAISSLFDSYAEEDRLYCYRVHQLDYQRQRMGSLHLAVGQLQLVSQVTAESSHLVFAVLHLGGWDFHCCIKPFTSRLSYSQLKSHLFRVMQQASTAQVILAMNEHFDGYFFGLQDIFAQERHRIMAWLNQETLSRLDNLYAQVYRDNFGVLVAFHRDGLPVPKELQVAAEIALSNRAVEAASQLNTARERGEDERTFLAELEAIAQEAQNLHCQLEIPQVKQTLETIIQQRLWDLIVFDEPQTWQQDAEAAIEQIERLEQLIDLGESLQLYLDLSRSQEIYFAWLHRRFLTSPEVEEASQPTQSNAEAIAAYCPLTCSVSPHPTSKFPSNNTQISAILAEKLLYLGEKLAVDVRTFR